Proteins from one Rhodospirillaceae bacterium genomic window:
- a CDS encoding arylesterase: protein MLWACALALVCGLGWAAPAQAAERTLLVLGDSLGAGFGLPAEQGFVPRLEAALRSRGHDIRVMNGSISGDTTAGGRARLGWALSSKPDFVIVALGGNDGLRGLDPAETRANLRAILAQLTERKIPVLLAGMKAPRNLGPEYEAAFNSAWPELAQRYGAVLYPFFLDGVALDPALNQPDLIHPNAAGVAVIVERILPYVERLLAGGG from the coding sequence ATGCTCTGGGCCTGCGCGCTTGCGCTGGTGTGCGGGCTGGGTTGGGCGGCCCCGGCGCAGGCCGCCGAACGCACGCTGCTGGTGCTGGGCGACAGTCTGGGCGCCGGTTTCGGGCTGCCGGCGGAACAGGGCTTCGTCCCGCGGCTGGAGGCGGCGCTGCGCAGCCGGGGCCACGATATCCGGGTGATGAACGGCAGCATCTCCGGCGACACGACGGCCGGCGGCCGGGCCCGGCTGGGCTGGGCGCTGTCGTCGAAGCCGGATTTCGTCATCGTCGCGCTCGGCGGCAATGACGGCCTGCGCGGCCTCGATCCGGCCGAAACGCGGGCCAATCTCCGGGCCATCCTGGCGCAGTTGACGGAACGGAAAATCCCCGTCCTCCTGGCCGGGATGAAGGCGCCGCGCAATCTCGGCCCGGAGTACGAAGCCGCCTTCAACAGCGCCTGGCCGGAGCTGGCGCAGCGCTACGGCGCCGTGCTCTATCCCTTCTTTCTCGACGGCGTGGCGCTGGATCCGGCACTGAACCAGCCCGATCTCATCCACCCGAACGCGGCCGGCGTCGCCGTGATCGTCGAGCGGATTCTGCCCTACGTCGAAAGGCTCCTGGCGGGCGGCGGCTAG